DNA from Nitrosopumilus sp.:
ATGCCCAAAGTGGCTATCTTCTTTTTCATAATTCTTCTTTCATCTACCGTGGCCAATTCACATGCATTTATTTCTGGTGATTTAACTAGTTTAAATAAAATCCAAAATCCAATAATCTTTGATTCTGGTATTGTGGAGGTTGATTCAAACTTTTTTACTCAAAATGATGTTAAAAGATATTTAATTTTTGGAAATAATTTACAAAATAATGATTTTTTAAAAACTAATTCAATATATGGGATTCAATCTGATTATGGATTTTTTTATGTATCTGTTCTTTCTGAGAATTCTGCATCACATTTAGCTGCACAAGGTTATCATATCATAGAAGATTCAAAATTGGATTTTCATTTATCAGATGATGAAATTGTAGATGTTTCACGTATTGGTGATATTACGGGTTCGAATATGGCTAAAAAAAAATATAATGCATCAGGAAATGGGACAATAATTGCAATTGTAGATACTGGTGTTGATTTTTCAAATCCTGATATTCAACATTCAGTCGCACGAGATAAAATCAATCATCCTGTTATGCTTGACCCTGATGGACAAGGAATAATTCTTACCAATGCAACTTTTTTTGCATATATTGATAAAAATGAAATTATTAGAAACTATACTAAACCAATACCTTCTCACATGACCTCATCTGTATATGTTACACGAGATGGTGTATTCTTAGATGTATCTCAAGGGGGTAAAGGCAGTGAAATACCAATTTATAATTCATTTTTTCCACAGATTGGAAACTCTGTAATTTTTAATGGAACATTAGATAAAGACATGAAAATTGGAAATAACAATAAAGATTACATAAAATCAAAAAGTGGCATTTATCATCTTGGAGTAATTTATCAGGGAGCATTAGAAGGACCAATGACTCGATTACAAGTAGTTCCGGTTTTAGTTATTGATTCATTTATTCCTGGAGTTTATGATACTATAATTCCTGACATGAGTACTTCTTGGGAAGACTATACTAGATTTGATTTAAAGTCCGGACAAAAACCAAATTATGATTTTGATTTTACTGATGAAAAACCACTTGTATTGGGCAGTGGAAAAGAATTCCTTGTTTATGATTCTAACAATGATGGAAAAAATGATTACAGCGCAGGAACGTTTGGTGCACAAGTTCTTGATGTATATGGTGCAATTAGAAATAACTCTACTGACATTGACGATACGTTAAATGCAATTAATGGAACACTGCTGCCAGCATTTGATTCAGACGGTGAATTCTTTGGACTGATGACAGATTTTATGGGTCATGGTACATCAAGTGCAGCATCAATCACTTCACGTGGTCAAGAGACATATGACATTTACAACAATTCGAAAAAATACACCATTACTGGCGTAGCTCCTGATGCCAAAATTGTTCCTGTAAAGGCATTGTGGTTAGGCGATACTGTATATGGATGGTTGTGGTCCGCAGGATTTGAAAATAAAGATCACACTTGGAAATTTTCTGGTAATCCTAAAGTTGATATAATTTCTAATAGTTGGGGAGTATCTAATTTCCCTTCTTTTAATTCCTCTCCTGGAATGGATGTTTTATCGATAATTCTTAGTATGTTGACAACTCCTTATTCTCTGGATGAGAATTACCCTGGTGTGACAATTGTTTCAAGTGCTGGGAATTCTGGTCACGGATATGGAACAATAGGATTACCAAACGCATCACCTTTTGGAATTTCAGTTGGCGCCACAACTAACAATGTATTTGTTGGATATGGTCCATTCAAGGACCAACCACGATTTGGAAATACAACTACTCACTCAAATGATGTGGTTGATTTCTCTAGTAGGGGTCCTGGATCAATTGGAGATCCTAAACCTGACGTAATGAGTATAGGCGCTCATGGTTTTGTACCTTCAAATGTGTTGAAAACTCAAAAAGATTCCAAAGCTGAATCATTTTCGTTATTTGGAGGAACTAGTATGGCAGCACCGCTGGTTTCTGGAAGTACTGCAATATTGATTGAAGAACTGAAAAAACAGTCGCAAGACTATGATCCATTTTTGATTAAAAATATTCTAATGTCTACTGCAAAAGATCTAAGCAGCGATCCATTTACTCAGGGATCTGGTCTGGCAAATATTGAATCCGCATTAAATTACGTTCATGGTGAAGATGGAGTTTTCATCGTGTATAATGATGATTCTTATAATAATATCAAAAAAATTCTTGATCCATCAATTGAACATATTAACTCAACCACAATAGGATTTGAAAGATTTCAACTACCAACACGTTCATTTCCTATGACTAGCTGGTTTGCTGGACAATTACTCCCAGGTGAAAGAACCACAACCACATTTACAATTAAAAATCCAACTAACAGTACCTTGCAAATTAACGTGATGCCTCAAACTTTATCTTTGATCTCAAATAACCAATTCAATGGAACAACAATTCTACGTCAACATGATTCCATTTTGAATGGAACTGATAAATTCATTCCAAATTATATCGAACTGTCTGACGTAAATACCCGTACCGAACTAAGTGATTTCTTCAGTGAAGGTAAATCTATACCTGATGAATCCTCATTAATGATTCTTAATCTGAATTTTCAATTCAGTGATTTTATGAATAATACATCTGATGTATATGCTGATGACCTCAAAATTTCTTCATTATATCTCTATGATTGGATTGATAATAACAACGATACAAAAATTTCAAGTAATGAATTATCAATGGTGAATAGAGCTGGTTCATGGGGAACTGTTCAAGAATTAAGAGTTTCAGAACCTACTGAAAAATTTGAAGGCGTTCCACTTGTAGGAGTTTATCCAATTCCTACCAGATATTCTTACTGGTTAGGTGACACAAAACAAAATTCAACTTCAATGGACTATACAATATCTGCAAGTTATTATGAAAAAGAACAATGGTCTGTAGTTTGGTCCGAATCTAAAATTATTTCTATTCCTCCAAAAAATATTGCTACAATTGATGTGACACTAATTGTCCCAAACAACTATCAGACTGGTATTTATCAAGGATTTTTAAATTTTAAAAGTGATAACCATACTGTTAATGCCCCAATATCTTTTGTAGTTAAACAACCCGTGATTCAAAATGATTCTACAATTCTAATTAAGGGTGTACAAAGTAATGATATTCTTTATGGTAATGGATACACTAAAGGTGCATTTGATATGGCTAATAGATATATGGCTGGTGACTGGAGGCAATATTATTTTGATGTTCAAAATGAATCCATTAACTCTGCTGCAATTGAACTTTCATGGACTAGTGATGACACAAACTTGTCTGTCTTTGTAATGGATCCTACAGGAAAAATAATACAAACTAATGTTCCATCTGGAGTGTTTGGTCATTTTCTTGATTGGACTTCACTTGACTGGTTAGGTAATTCAATTTTTAGTCAAGGCGGAGGATTCTTTCCTGTTAAAAATAAAGATGATGTGTCAACAGTACTTTATGTACCAATTAATCAAACAGGTACTTACACGCTCTTAACACATTCAACCCTGTTTGGTGGAGATTCAATAACCGAACCAATTACATTAGCAGCTAAATTTACAAACATTTCACCAGAAATGATTTTTGATATTCCTGTTGATAAAGAGACTGAATACACACCATCTGATATTGTAGAAAATATAGCAATTATCAATGAAACAAAAATCCCTCCTTCTCCTCCAGTTGAAGCCATCACATACTCTGATTCATCCTTTAGTGACGGTATTGTAGTTGGTGTAGTCATAGGAACTGCGATCGGAATAGCCTTCATTTTTATTATTAGACAAAAACCACCAAAATAACTAAACAAGGTTTATAAGCAATTTGGCGAGTACGACAGCTTGAATGTCAGAACTAGGGACAAAAAAGTCTAGTGGATTATCCCGAAGAGACTTTCTAAAATTAATGGGTGCAGCTGGTACAGGGCTAGCATTTGCACCATTTGTCCCATTTGGAAATTATATGCCAAACCCAAACCAAGCATCTCTTGAAAAAGTTCCAGTAATTTTACCTGATGGTACTCAGGCCAATATCAATACTTATCCTATTAATCATGCTGAAGTAATTACATATCCTGCAACTGGTGATGCTGCACTTGATGCAGAAGCATTTCGTAAATGGCAATTTATTAGACTTCCTGAAGAGTTAGGAGGTGGAAAAAAAGACACTTCCGCTATTAGGGCATATAGTATGATTTGTTTACATCTTTGGTGTTTGTGGAAATATTGGCCAGATGATGGAAGAAAGAGAGGCGAATGTCCTTGTCATGGTAGTATGTATGATCCACTTACTGGAACAGCTTTTGTAGGCCCTGCATCAGTTCAAGCTGCACCATCAAACACATTACCTGAACTAACTTTAGAGATTGATTCAGATGGGCTGGTATATATTTTACCACCAAAGTTTAATGCAAATGAAAATGGAGTAATTGGATATGGCCGTTTCGCTTAAAAGAAGAACTGGCGCGGTTGCGTTTCTTTACTGGCTTTGGGATGGAGTAGACAGAACAATCTTTACTGCAATCAAGTTTTCATTCCCTGCAAGATTTGTCAGTCCATTTGGATTTCTAGGAATGCTTACATTCATCATCTTTATCATTCTTGGAGTTTCAGGAGCATTGCTTATGTTTTACTATCAACCAATTTTGGACAGAGCATGGGACAGTGTTCAATTCATTAACGATGAAGTTCCATTTGGTTTCCACATTAGAAACATTCACTATCATGGTTCAAACGCAATGGTGCTTATGGCAGTTCTTCATTTGTATTACCAATACTTTAGTGGAAGATACAAAATTAGAAATGAAGTTTTATGGATGACTGGTGTTATTCTTGGCGTAGTTACTGTTCTTGAAGCATTTACTGGATATGATGTGATTTTTAGTGAAAGAGCAGAACTTGCAATTAGTATTGCGGCGTCGTTAACTACGTCAATACCGATAGCTGGACCAACAATTCGTGATGCGGCATTGGGTAGTGGGTTTTCAGATTTTGTATTGAGATTTTATGCACAGCATGTATTTCTTTTACCGATAGTAATGCTTGGATTAATGGCGGTTCACTTCCCACGATTTTTGGTGTTTGATGTACCTATGGTTATGGCAATAGGTGGTGCGATTTTGATTACTGGGGGTGTGTTCCCTATTGACCTTGGATTCAAGTTTGAACCTACAGTTCCGCCTGGTGTGACTGTTCCTGAATGGTATCTTACAGGAATCTACGCATTCATGAGAACACAATATGATAAATTTGTTACAGGGTTGTTATGGCCATTAGTTTTCCTCATATCATTTATACTGATTCCATTTAT
Protein-coding regions in this window:
- a CDS encoding cytochrome b N-terminal domain-containing protein; the encoded protein is MAVSLKRRTGAVAFLYWLWDGVDRTIFTAIKFSFPARFVSPFGFLGMLTFIIFIILGVSGALLMFYYQPILDRAWDSVQFINDEVPFGFHIRNIHYHGSNAMVLMAVLHLYYQYFSGRYKIRNEVLWMTGVILGVVTVLEAFTGYDVIFSERAELAISIAASLTTSIPIAGPTIRDAALGSGFSDFVLRFYAQHVFLLPIVMLGLMAVHFPRFLVFDVPMVMAIGGAILITGGVFPIDLGFKFEPTVPPGVTVPEWYLTGIYAFMRTQYDKFVTGLLWPLVFLISFILIPFIDRYKKFSWRDRPIITAFGITSLAQIMVTTYWGFYISPDISQPLVERLVIDPIFFYSVMILLVPLGFGFTYMMIKLANEAERKAKLAKSSGPKKVASINLSEKWINWLLVALLAFQVFLNIAAYNAALTGMKNVSLFFVGIILLVFAAFFHLYRYAMSQQKNAPPPIPIQDEKPKLTEPDVSVQSGKIPEGDNTTPEEKTTTKELAPEVPIPKTQADLGVGANVNSNVGAGDLNKP
- a CDS encoding Rieske 2Fe-2S domain-containing protein → MSELGTKKSSGLSRRDFLKLMGAAGTGLAFAPFVPFGNYMPNPNQASLEKVPVILPDGTQANINTYPINHAEVITYPATGDAALDAEAFRKWQFIRLPEELGGGKKDTSAIRAYSMICLHLWCLWKYWPDDGRKRGECPCHGSMYDPLTGTAFVGPASVQAAPSNTLPELTLEIDSDGLVYILPPKFNANENGVIGYGRFA
- a CDS encoding S8 family serine peptidase — translated: MPKVAIFFFIILLSSTVANSHAFISGDLTSLNKIQNPIIFDSGIVEVDSNFFTQNDVKRYLIFGNNLQNNDFLKTNSIYGIQSDYGFFYVSVLSENSASHLAAQGYHIIEDSKLDFHLSDDEIVDVSRIGDITGSNMAKKKYNASGNGTIIAIVDTGVDFSNPDIQHSVARDKINHPVMLDPDGQGIILTNATFFAYIDKNEIIRNYTKPIPSHMTSSVYVTRDGVFLDVSQGGKGSEIPIYNSFFPQIGNSVIFNGTLDKDMKIGNNNKDYIKSKSGIYHLGVIYQGALEGPMTRLQVVPVLVIDSFIPGVYDTIIPDMSTSWEDYTRFDLKSGQKPNYDFDFTDEKPLVLGSGKEFLVYDSNNDGKNDYSAGTFGAQVLDVYGAIRNNSTDIDDTLNAINGTLLPAFDSDGEFFGLMTDFMGHGTSSAASITSRGQETYDIYNNSKKYTITGVAPDAKIVPVKALWLGDTVYGWLWSAGFENKDHTWKFSGNPKVDIISNSWGVSNFPSFNSSPGMDVLSIILSMLTTPYSLDENYPGVTIVSSAGNSGHGYGTIGLPNASPFGISVGATTNNVFVGYGPFKDQPRFGNTTTHSNDVVDFSSRGPGSIGDPKPDVMSIGAHGFVPSNVLKTQKDSKAESFSLFGGTSMAAPLVSGSTAILIEELKKQSQDYDPFLIKNILMSTAKDLSSDPFTQGSGLANIESALNYVHGEDGVFIVYNDDSYNNIKKILDPSIEHINSTTIGFERFQLPTRSFPMTSWFAGQLLPGERTTTTFTIKNPTNSTLQINVMPQTLSLISNNQFNGTTILRQHDSILNGTDKFIPNYIELSDVNTRTELSDFFSEGKSIPDESSLMILNLNFQFSDFMNNTSDVYADDLKISSLYLYDWIDNNNDTKISSNELSMVNRAGSWGTVQELRVSEPTEKFEGVPLVGVYPIPTRYSYWLGDTKQNSTSMDYTISASYYEKEQWSVVWSESKIISIPPKNIATIDVTLIVPNNYQTGIYQGFLNFKSDNHTVNAPISFVVKQPVIQNDSTILIKGVQSNDILYGNGYTKGAFDMANRYMAGDWRQYYFDVQNESINSAAIELSWTSDDTNLSVFVMDPTGKIIQTNVPSGVFGHFLDWTSLDWLGNSIFSQGGGFFPVKNKDDVSTVLYVPINQTGTYTLLTHSTLFGGDSITEPITLAAKFTNISPEMIFDIPVDKETEYTPSDIVENIAIINETKIPPSPPVEAITYSDSSFSDGIVVGVVIGTAIGIAFIFIIRQKPPK